AATGTGGCGTACACGCCGATGGCCGCGCTGAAGCATGCCGACCCCAGCGGCGCCCTCATGACCGATGCTTTCTACAAGCTGGTGTTCAAGTACGACGCGGTGCTGCGGCTCAGCCTCCGCGCCATCCGCCTGCTCCGCTGGAAAGCCCAGAAGGTGAAGGAGGGTGTCCGGCTGTTGGGCTTCAGATAGACCCCCAACCCCCGGTACCCAGCTCCCTTCGGGGGGCAGCTCGGAGGTGGGGGGTGAGTGGGGCTGGGACCTGCGGGGGGTTTCGCTTCCTGGCCCGAAATAGTGCCCGCCACCGCCGCATTAAAATCGGGAGTGGTATTTTTAACCAGTGCCAGgtgaaaaagcagagcagcttccTCTGAGAGTGCAGCGGCCGTgaaggggctgggaagggctagcagctgcccccccccagcctcctgctctctGGGGGCACCCAgaccccccccatccccttgcACCCAGGGGCATGCAGCACCCTGGGGCCCTGGTCCTGTCCCCAGCGATGGCTGCGTCCCTTCCCCCAGCCATGGTTGTGGGGTCAGCAGTGCCCTGTGTGTGGGGGTCCCATACTGCACTGTGTCACCCCCCCACCAGCACCGAGCCCCCGGCACTGGGCCGgcacagggggctgcagggcgcTGGTGCAGCTCGGCTGCAGCACTGGGTTCAGGGGGTGCAGGGATGGCAGCAGGGTGCAAAGGGTGCGCGGTGTGTCCAGCGGGTGCATGGGGGTGTAAAGAGGGGGTGCAaaggggctgcagggactgGTGCAGAGCATGTAGATTGCTGGGTGCAGGGTTGCTGGGTGCAGGATGGGTGCAGGGGTGCAGCGTGCATGGCGGGCGCAGGCCAGGCAGCATATCAGGGGGACCCCAGCACCCTGCGCTGCTCTGGGGGCTCCCCACCagcttggggagggggatggcagggagggggggtgcAGCCTGTGCCACCCCCCGTGCTGGGTGCAGGGTGCTTGCGTGTGGGCGCCTGGCGTGACAGCACCCAGGAGGTGAGAGCAGGGGGAAACCGCAGGGAGGCCCGGCATGATTCAGTGCCGTGGGGCCATTTCTCAGAAACCTTCCTGGCTCCCACCACGCTTCCCGCTGCAGCTGCGCCGGAGCCAGGGACACCGCACAGCCTCGCCGGTGCCCAGGATGGAGGGTGCAGGGATGCAGGTGTGGCAGGGATGCCGGGTCCTCAGTGTAgccccccccaaacccctgccaggacccccagccccatgtGCGAGGAGCTGgatggcagctgcagcaccgtGCACCAGCTCGTGTGGGTCTGGCTGGCTCCAGGCACCTCGGGGACAAGACggtgggggggggagaggaaatatttttgcattatcCCCCCCTTTTTGCGCGGGTTGATGGCAAAGCAGCGGTGGGGACCATGGCACTGGGGCTATGGCAACGGAGCAGCACCTGCGGGACGTGCAAGGGTGACATCAAAGCGGTGGCGGAGAATcagcccccccttcccccccgctGTGGTTTCTGCAGATTTGACTAACTTTCTCCGCTCCAGGGGTTAGGGagggggggtaggggggggcTACGCCAGGCCTCAGGGAGCAACGAAGGGGGGCCCCCCACCAGAGGCACAGCTGTGGGAAATGGGGCTGAGAAGGAGGGCAGGAACCCCCCCagacacccccagccccacggtTCCCCCAGTcccccaggaaagcagcagtgagagggaaggggggggcagGATCATCCCCAAcaccccacagccccactcACAGCCCATCTCACCAACGCCCGTGGTGGGAAGGGGGTCCTGGGTGAAGCGAGGGGGGAAATGGAGCTGCTgtggcctggggagggggggtcctCCATTGGTGGGGGGCGCCGGGGCCATGGCTATGGCTGAGGAGCATCACCACCAGCCTGGGACCATCGTCCCCGGTTGTGGGGTGCCACTGCAGAGGCCAGGAACATCCCCGCCATGGGCACAGCCCCGCCGGTGGGGGGCTGCGTCCGAGGGGCCGAGGCCGCTCGTGGGGTACAAGCAGGTTCTTCTCAAAACAATCGTCTGTCGGGACTTTCCTGGCCCCGGCGTGTGACAATCGGCAGCCACTCCCCCCTGTGCCGTCGCTCCCCCGAGGGCTGCGCACGCTGCCCAGGTGCGCTGCCTTGCTGCGATGCAAATGCGGTGCCAGATATAACCCCGCCGGAGGGAATGGCGGTGGCACAGGAGTGCGCGGCTCCCCGGGGGCTTCACTTCCCTCCCGGCAAAGCGAGGGGGGCATCAGGCGTGACGTGAACCTGCTGTCCCCACCGTGGTGCCACGGGGACAGCCGCGGCCCTGTCCCTGCTTGCTGCCTGCACCCATGGCTGCAAAGCTTCCCCCTTGGCAGTGCCAGCGTGGGGGGCACTTGCAAGACCCCCAACCCCTTGTTGCTCAGCCCCCCAAGAGGAGCACAGAGGTGGCCCCGTGCCCCGCTCACGCCTTGCCCCCCGGCTTTGGGGAGCCCCACACCCTCCCTGGGGACAACAGGAGCCCGGCAGAGCCACCCAGCCCACGCAGAGGGCTGGAAAACGCCGGGGAGGTCCGCAGTGGGATGGCGCGGGGGAGCGTGACTCAGCCAGAGGCTGGGGAACTGGGACAAGGAGGAGGTGACGGAGGTGACTCAGTCCTCCCGCACCCTCTCGCCTCTCCCGGCACTGCTGGTCTTCGGGTGCTGGACCGCTCTGTGAcggggagcaggagctggccaGGATGCTCAGAGGATGCAGCTCAGCACCCGGAAAAGTTTTATAGGATTTTTTTGTGCGTTACAAAGCGTGTTTCAACATGATGGGGGAAACGAGTTCCTCGCTGCTCTATCATAATTACAGCATATCAGCAGATAAGGATCTCTGTCATCACACCAACCCAACGTTTTTATAAGCCTGGTGCTTGAAAGGGTCTTTGGTTccaggcaggagagggctggggggtgagTTAGTGTCCAAACAGCTTCTATTCCGGGAAAAGCCGGGCTGGGGATACGCTGTGGGATTCGCTGCCCCCCAGCGCCGAGCCCCCTGGGTCAGCCTGGAGCTGCGAGCGCTGGCAGCGTTTCACCCAGTCCTTCCGAGTCACCTGGCAGCGTCGCAGCGAGGGGAAAATAACTCTTGGCGCTTGCGTTTCACCCAGGCGAGGGAGGAAGTGAAGGtgaaggtaaaagaaaaaaaaaaaaaaaaaaggatcctGTGACtttctttttgggtttgttttttttttttttttcttttctgtttttcaagcgTGTCCAGCTTCTCATGGTAGAAGGCGTCGGGAGGGTATGAAATAAGCATGAGCAACACCAACCTGCTAAAACAGGTGCTAAAAAAGGGCTGTGGGAGGGTTGGCGTCagcctgccccctccccgcctgccGGCGTGTTTCCATCGGACAGACACGCTCTGGCACGGTGGGCGCAACTCCCGTTGCCCCACGGAAAGCCCGAGCCCACGGAGCAGCCATGCCTCCAGCATTGAAGCCGGCCTGGAGGGGGTCCAGGCACGTGGGGCTGGGAGTTTccttgcccccctccctgggctgctgggcatGCAGGCTCGTCCCCCTGCGGATGGCGGGACCCCCAGCGATCCTACCAGTGAGAGCGTGGCTGCGTGGGGAGGAATTCAAGGGGCACGTGCCCCTTCCACCATCCCCTTCCTCGACGCTCCTTTCCCTGGCGCTGCCAGCCGGGGGACACCCTGCGCGAGGGCAGCGTGATGCCCACCCAGCGTCACCCACAGGCGCCTGCAATCCCAGGCACAAACCCAGCCTCCGGTGTGCACCAGCACCGTGGCTCAGCACCCGgccaccgccaccaccaccgCCAGGGCTCCTCCACACTTCTGCCGGAGCCTGGTTTCGCTGTGACTGTGCTTGGTAACACCAGGGCGAGGAGGATGGCACGTTGTGACAGATCAAGTCACAAGGAGCGAGTCctgaggctggcagcagctgcctgcacgCTCGGCTTGGTGTCCAGGGCATCCCGCAGGAATCGCTTCTGCTCTACTGGGGTGACTTTGGGCTGTTCCCCTCCTGGGAATGCATGTCCTGCGCTTGCTGGGGAGACAAGGAGAGTCGTGGCAGTGCCAGCTCAGAGAAGGGCACGTTTCCTTGGACCGTAGCGTTCATCTGTTAACCAAAACTAAAACCCAATCCCATTTTTCAGCAGTTAGAGGAGCAGACTACTTTAGCTTTACATCTCAGAGGGTATCAGCACTCCACTGAGTAACTAGTCAGTGTTCTGCCATCGGGTCAGCAGCCCCGCGTGGAAGCACCACGGCTGCGCGCTGGTCATGGCTTCCATCACATCATCATGATTTACAGATCCCAGCGGCAATAGACGGGAGCAGCTCTGGCCCCGGCGCTCCGCTCCCGCTTGTCAGCCAGGATCTGCTGTTCACCTTTGGGCTCTGAGCGTCACCCAGCGCCTCTGCTTTTGTGGCTGAAAGAATGAGCTTTGGCCATGGGAGAGCAGGGGAACAGAGCAGCGCCCAGGTCCTGTTAACTATTAGGTACACAGGAGTTtatggaaatttttaaaaaatttaataaagtTTTAAGCACAAGAGACTCATTCTTTAATGCTAAAAGCTGGATTGCTGAGCCTCCTGCTGTTGCGCTGCCTGCTGTTTTGGTATAATTcatcagcagagaaagaaaccaAGCGGAGACAGATGAAACAGCTGGCTGGAGCGTGGTCAAAGAGAATGGTCTGAGCAGAAATTTGTTTCATAccaagaaaaccaaagcagGAGCAGAATAAATCAGGCTCACAGCAACTACCGGCAGATTTTGCCCCTCTGTTTGCCCAGAAGAAGCGATTCGCAAAGCTCCTGGAGCTCAGAGACCTGCCCGAGGCTGCACGCAGCCCCACGGGCTCCCTGCCTCCCACGCCGGGGCTTGGGCTTGGCCCCTAAGGGAGGGTCCCGGCCCctggggcagtgctgtgggACCCGGTGGGCTGTGCCAGAGGGGTCCCTGCCGTGAAGGGAAGATGCCGAGGGGCTGATCCGAGCGCCGAGCCTAGCGCTCCAGGCCCGCTCCCAGGCCACGGCTCAGGCAGGCTCTGGCCCTGCTTCAGGGAGGCGCAGGCACACGCTCAACGAGCATCACACAGCGGATCAACGGTACTCATAAAAATATAtctacattttaataaaagacCGGGTTGAAATTCCACAACACGCGACTGCTCAACGATAACCTCCAGGAGGTTATGGCTTGTCAACGCCAGACAGCACAGGGAACTTCTTTCGGTTCAGTCCGCCTCGAAATCCTGactctgccctggcagcagtgggAAAACGGTGCCGTCTGGGCCAGGCACTCCAAAcccatccctccttcccttcaaAAACCTGGCAGCATTCCTCACGGTTGGATGCTCACCTTATCTGGGAAGCAAGGGTAGGTGGCCGAGGCCCTGCCTGGCGGGAAGTGAGGAGCGGGACAGTAATCTGCAGAGTGTTTTCAAGGATTCGGTGGCGGCGTGAGAAAGCCAGCGGCAGTGCTGTGTGCCACACGTTCGGCGAGCTGAGGAGCTTCCTGTGCAAATGACAAGTTACGTTTTATTATGCGTCATCTTCTTCGTTTCTGCGGAACCCTGAGGAGCACATTCAGCAGCCACGGTGTGCGTGTAACGCGGGTGCTTCCCCCCAAAaatgcagcaggagggatggagcTATGGAATTGGCTGAAGCCTTTCCCAGTCCAGCCTGCTGGCCGCAATCCTCCAGCAGTCACATTAAGCCCTGGTTGGAACCGCAGCCTGGCTGTCACAGCGTGACAATTCATCGGGGAAGATGAATTCATCACGTGCCTCATGATGGGAAACCGGTTATTGGAAAAGACCCTAAACCTAGTTTATAACTACGCACAGGACGTCACACAAGGCAGGAAAATAGTTCTCCTTACCCCGAACGATAAGCAAGATGTAGGGTCTAGCACTTCTTCAGCTACTCAAGCACCCTGCAGACTAATTTATCTTTCTTCAGACGTACCATTATTGGGGAAAattaatacaattattttttttaaccttaaaacCCAGGGAGGCAGAAAGTATTTGAGCCAAAAAAGTGAGCCCAGGCCAGAGGGAGGAAtgaaattcattatttcttGAGCCTTGTCTCTGTGGTCCAACCTTCCCTCGTGGAAATGGATGGATCACCACGGATATTGGCACAGCAACGctgaaaaagtacaaaagcAACGTAGGTATCAAACCGTACAATGGATGCAAAAAAGTCCATCAGAACACACCTAACTCTACATTatacaaaaatactttgcaaagaATAAACATTCACTCAGCAAAACTGTTATCAAATTCATATCTTCAGCACAGTGACTAATAATACAGCTGCAGAGCAATGATCAGATtaaaagaactattttaaaaaccaGCTTCAAAGTAATGGTAAATACtcattttgcaaaacagcacATTTCACTCCGAGGGATATCCCCACATAAAACCAGACAGCGTGATTGAGCTGTCAGCTCCCACACATTCATGTATGCAGATTCTCACGGTGTTTGCTGCCAGGACAGGGTGACTCCCGCTCTGAGCCCAAGGCGTCCTGCCGTCCGCAGGGATGTTGAGTGCCAGGGCTGGCCGCAGGCTGGACAGCACGGCCAccagttctgctgctggagctgagcagGAGCAAGGCAGGGGCACAGTGAGCAGCACAGTTTCGTCCTGGCTTTTGGCACCCATCAGAAAGGAGGACTTTCCATCAGTGAAAAATCAGGATTTCCCCCAGACCGCATGGACGAGCCAACCGATGACCTCAACTGGGTATCCCAAAAACGCATacagttaaaaaaccccaacaccaaaATAGGTctcatttcttattttgctaTTACTGAGTAAGAGACATGTGGGAGTGACTTTAAAGAAAGTGAACAGAGGggtaagaaaaatgaaagtgtgGTGGGGCCACATGCTCTTTAAGACTTAGGGGAAAACCTTTAAAGAGGAATTAATAATCCCTCCCAGACACGCGTTCTCCCTGTTTCGGTGATTAGGCATTTGAAGACCACCCGGCACGTAACAGCTAGAGAAAACTCCTCCTATATAATTCTGACTATACATCTGACCGAGCAGGGAAACTGGCAGCAGGGCGTAAAAACCTTTTGCGCTGAGTTAAAGCATACATTCTAAACCcaaatgcacattaaaaaataaaaaaaaacatcttaaatGGCTCttaattttcacaaaaataaaagttcataTAAAAATCGGTCTCGGCTCCTAGTATTTTATACAGTACTGCTCACCACAGCAGCTAGGCATAGATGCTACAGAACACTGaattatttgtaaagaaaaattttaaaaggtgtcACCTCCCTGTGACACTCATTCAAAAACTGGCATAGAAAAATACTCAAGAACTTTTCTTTATACTaattcaaaaacaaacaaacaagcctCCCCTCCAATCTAAACCAAAGATTTGCTGTCGGAAACCCGGTCCTGTTATTTGAGCACTACTCGGTGCTCTCCTCGCGCTATGTGTGAGGAAAATTCGTATCGGTCATGGCTTCTGTACCCGCAGACGTTGCACTCGAAGGGATCGCGGAACCCGTGGCAGCCCATGTGGATGGTGAACATCACATAATCCAAAAAGAGAACACGGCAATGGTCACACCGGTAGACCCCGATGGCTTCCCCTTCCTTGTTGATGACCTTAAAGGCATCGCGGGGGCATATGGCAGGTGGCTTGATTATGTCGTATGGCCTCGGGAAATCCTTGAAGGACTGGAGGCCGTTGCGGGCCTGAGCGGCGATCATCGGGCTTTGGTGGAAGGTGGGATTCTGCCGCTCCTCGTGGTTGCTGTCAGTGTCTGTGGAGTCTTGGCCACTGTTGTTTGGGGAGAGGCCTCTGTCAGAAGACAGGCTTTTGTCCCTTAGGTGGGGGTGGCTCTTCTCTGCATCCTGCGAGGTGCCGTTGGACACGTCGGCGCGGGTCAGCGGGATGGGGTACAGACTGCTGATGACGGGGACCATTTCAGAGGTGGGAGCTGGTGGCGTCTGCACAAGAGGGCGCAAGGCTTCCGCCCCGAGGTAGGTGATGGCATTGTTTATGGCCTGGTCCATCATGCGTCCTTGCATTACGTCACTTTCCTTTTCATACATGAAACTTGAATTATAATTAACATCAAAATTATGTCGCTTCTCACCTGCAAGAGAGGAGAGAGATTAAATTACCTGGGTGTGCAAAGAAGGATTTAAACTTCATGATGCCTTTTCTAAATGGCAGTAGTGACTGGAAAATAGAGGCATGAAATGTTCTCTGCTGAAAGAGGCTGTTCATATACACAAgtggcgggggggcgggggggagggtttgttggtttttttaaagctcaagcttggaaacaaaaaaaaattaatagaggAAGTGGTGAGGATACTTACTGGACAAATcgtcattaattttttttaattattctggGATTTAAGGGGGAGAATATTATCAAAGCTTCTATAGATTAACTTCTCTCatcttttttctggaaaaaggtaaataatcattaatgaaaatatttgtaaaagagCTAATTGATAATGAACCAAAATACTCCATTTTTGGTACCAAGACTGCGACCTTTTGTGTTTGACTTGTCCTCCGAGAAGCATACCCCTCTCGGACAGAAAAAGTGAAGACAAGTGCCGGCCAAGATTGAATACACTCTTCACTGTTTTTACCCGTCTGATAGAATCCTCTTTTATACATCCTCGGCCACTGAAGTCAATTTTCCCCACTGTCCTCTGCCAACTACAGCTTTCTCCGCACTAAGCCTGGTTTCTTTGAACTTTACACAGGTTTTCAGATAATCGAACGCTGGCAGCTGTGTATAGATGTATAGAAGAACATATTTAGGGTCACTTGACAGGGAGCTAGTGAAAGAGGAGTGAAATGCGCTCCTCTCTCTGCACGGTGGGGCCTTGAAAACTCTAGCCTAGACAGAACAGGAGGAGAACGAAGAGAGTGTACCTGAAATTCTGCTCACACCTTTTCTAGCAAGAACTAAGGCAGTGGAAGGTGGGCTGGGCAGAACACTGCAACAAGTTTTCCCCATGTCAGGTGCAAGGAAGAAATACAACTGCACCCCAAAAGGACTAAAGTCACTCTTTTGGTGAATGTgtagaaaaaaagtaactgaatTCTGTGgttacagaaaacagacaattgttcatagcttttaaaaaaaaaaaaaaatggaccaGACCAAATGTTTCATGTGCGAGTGACTTGCAAACATCAGATCCACTAATCTTTTAGTTACAGTAACTTGAATAGTGCAGATGTTTATCAGTCACCTGTCAACACCATGACTCAATGTATATGAAACTCATTAGGTTtcactgcagaggcagaaaaccAGGAGCTCACGTTTCTCTTATAAAACACTCAAAAAGGTTAGCGAACCACAAGAGTGTAACTGCTTCCAACCCTCAACAAAACTTGCTATCCAGCTtcacacagaaggaaacaaagcgATATAGCACATTTGTATGACTCATAAACCCAGCTCCAGGCAAGTGAAAAAGATGTGAACaagtttgaaatttaaaaaaaggcaacaaaagcaaagagagaCAGGATTCCCTACAaattttgggttaggcttcaCTGTTATAAGGTAAGACTTCAAAAACCTAACGTATGATCACTGAGGCTCTCGCAGTGTTCTGCTATTCCACCATCCtggtggctttttaaaatccCCGCAATAACCCATTCTGCCTCCCTTAAATTACCAGTTCCaccaaatgaaatgcaaataccCACAGGCTCTTCTGACAGACATTAACGTGTCACGTTGCCATGCTCTTTTAAAAGGCCACGGCACATCAGATGCAGCCTTCTACAAGAGGGCAAGAAATCAGGCTGTAAACCAGACCGCGACATTTCTAAGATACTTTGGGAGGAAAAGGCTTTACATAAAGAAtggcttctctctctcctcccgCCCCCAACTGTCTCAGCAGGCAACCCCAAGGCAAGCACACGTCTGATTTTAATTCCTCAGTAAGATCCCTATATTTAGGTAGGCTGAATCTGCCTGAAAGCACCACAGAAAGTGCTAATCACATACGCAGAACATCAAGCTATAGCACTACATCACAACCAAGCTGAatggaggcagagcaggagcactCTTGATTGTTTCCCCTTAAATACAGCAAACCTTTCCATGGAAAGAGCCAAAAAAGCCAGATCAGTGCTTCACCCAAAAATGACAACAGCAGTCAGGAGAAAGTTGGTATCAAGGGTTTagaaaaagggagaggagtATATGGGGACTGAGGGATGAGTAAGATGGACTGTGCCAAAAGCAGTTGATGTTCTGTTGCTGTAGCCAGCAGGACAATGTAATAAATTATTCTGAGTTAAGCTACTGTTTGCACCAGGCAAAGCACCACAAAGTTACCAAAAACCTTTGAATTAAACTTACAGGTTCTTTAGTATTCACGTACAAAACAGCCACTGGTTAGCAGAgcatctttcctcttttttttttttttttcttcatttgtttgcCTCAGTGCAATGCAAAATCTTTCCCCTTCAGAATTCACACACGAGCCATAGCGTATGACACATACTCATGTGCTGCTCAGTGCTGCTTCACTTACTCTGAAATGTACGTAGATTTTTGCAACCTGATGAGGTGTGGACACTGGAAAGAGGGAGTGAGCCTGTTTCCTGCCACTGTGCTAACCAAAGCAGTCATTTCTCACTTGACTTTGCACACAAAGAGGGACAATGGTGTTTGCGACTGTGTCAGAACCGCACGAGCACTTTTACCACTatgagaaatatattttttactcCCAGTTTCAGGGagaacttgtttttaaaaaggaagaaatagaagTCTGTGGGTCAAGATGCTCAGCTGGTGTAAACTGGCAGAAATGCATTGACTGCGCTTTGACTGAAGATACAGCCCCCTGAGTGTTTTGTACAGCAGTGAAGTACCACCAGCACAGGTACTGATCTGCTCTGCTgggctatttttaatttttttttttttttgctaactATCTGTTCACTAATCAAACAAGGAAGTACAAAAAGCCAGGGTTTGTAACTTTGGCCCATATACATGCAAACAGAAATCCACAGCaaaatagaaaacacagaatcataaaCTTCCACTTAAATCCTCGTTCCTTCAtaactgaaggaaaagctgaggaCAAACTCTTTGCAGGAGAAGGCTTTGAAGAGGGGCCTAGTGCAGAGGTTAAGAGTCAAGTATATGGCCTGCTGATTTGTGTCCTCATTTGAGACTTCAGACTTGTGCACATGAGGTAGCTACTGACAACGAAAATGTGCAAAATAGCCTGGGTGAGACTCCTGGTGCTTGTATGAACCTCTGTAGAGCcctcaaataataataaagggatttttttttttctgatcaatAGACTTCATTCACAAAAATGAGCCAAACAAAGATGCCTTGTTAGTATACTTCTCTATCCCTTCTTcctgacaaaatgaaaaatcagcaCCCGTTCTGAGAGCACCGTTTCCCAAGAAATCGCAAAGCTGTCCTGGCAGATTTGCACTCCTACGCATAGCGTTCAGAAAGTCACAAAAGTCAAATCAAGGTCGGACAGACTGCTCTCGCCAACATACTTCCCAGGGATAAAAGGGACCAATTTTTTCACATATTACTTAACAAGAACATGCCAATCGCGTAGGTTCTAGAAAAACCAGCAAGCTtcagaaaacagttattttgttctttgagGTGAACTGCCCTGGGTCCTCCAGCTTCTCCACAGAACCCCTTGCATGATGCAGCACCAGTTCATGCCATCAGCAGACCACATTGCTGAGCTCAATCACAAATCAAACAAGGATCTTTTCCG
This DNA window, taken from Falco peregrinus isolate bFalPer1 chromosome 18, bFalPer1.pri, whole genome shotgun sequence, encodes the following:
- the IKZF3 gene encoding zinc finger protein Aiolos isoform X10, which gives rise to MHPRQWISLKLGKTNVFYSQAGMDLSNSQEKPVAAEGQEVLTDCNLNKSQEMENMDIAEDMKEHSQSNEEAGVEKPYKCEFCGRSYKQRSSLEEHKERCRTYLQNAGMCEAGEKRHNFDVNYNSSFMYEKESDVMQGRMMDQAINNAITYLGAEALRPLVQTPPAPTSEMVPVISSLYPIPLTRADVSNGTSQDAEKSHPHLRDKSLSSDRGLSPNNSGQDSTDTDSNHEERQNPTFHQSPMIAAQARNGLQSFKDFPRPYDIIKPPAICPRDAFKVINKEGEAIGVYRCDHCRVLFLDYVMFTIHMGCHGFRDPFECNVCGYRSHDRYEFSSHIARGEHRVVLK
- the IKZF3 gene encoding zinc finger protein Aiolos isoform X8 — encoded protein: MHPRQWISLKLGKTNVFYSQAGMDLSNSQEKPVAAEGQEVLTDCNLNKSQEMENMDIAEDMKEHSQSNEEAGDDVVKVKAEYSEREENALNSEHMETPEESEMTYTYPREYNEYESIKLERHSGSYDNIRPASGKMNCDICGLACISLNVLMVHKRSHTVEKPYKCEFCGRSYKQRSSLEEHKERCRTYLQNAGMCEAGEKRHNFDVNYNSSFMYEKESDVMQGRMMDQAINNAITYLGAEALRPLVQTPPAPTSEMVPVISSLYPIPLTRADVSNGTSQDAEKSHPHLRDKSLSSDRGLSPNNSGQDSTDTDSNHEERQNPTFHQSPMIAAQARNGLQSFKDFPRPYDIIKPPAICPRDAFKVINKEGEAIGVYRCDHCRVLFLDYVMFTIHMGCHGFRDPFECNVCGYRSHDRYEFSSHIARGEHRVVLK
- the IKZF3 gene encoding zinc finger protein Aiolos isoform X9 yields the protein MHPRQWISLKLGKTNVFYSQAGMDLSNSQEKPVAAEGQEVLTDCNLNKSQEMENMDIAEDMKEHSQSNEEAGVEKPYKCEFCGRSYKQRSSLEEHKERCRTYLQNAGMCEAASVEARHIKAEMGSERALVLDRLASNVAKRKSSMPQKFIGEKRHNFDVNYNSSFMYEKESDVMQGRMMDQAINNAITYLGAEALRPLVQTPPAPTSEMVPVISSLYPIPLTRADVSNGTSQDAEKSHPHLRDKSLSSDRGLSPNNSGQDSTDTDSNHEERQNPTFHQSPMIAAQARNGLQSFKDFPRPYDIIKPPAICPRDAFKVINKEGEAIGVYRCDHCRVLFLDYVMFTIHMGCHGFRDPFECNVCGYRSHDRYEFSSHIARGEHRVVLK
- the IKZF3 gene encoding zinc finger protein Aiolos isoform X7 produces the protein MHPRQWISLKLGKTNVFYSQAGMDLSNSQEKPVAAEGQEVLTDCNLNKSQEMENMDIAEDMKEHSQSNEEAGGERPFQCNQCGASFTQKGNLLRHIKLHTGEKPFKCHLCSYACQRRDALTGHLRTHSVEKPYKCEFCGRSYKQRSSLEEHKERCRTYLQNAGMCEAASVEARHIKAEMGSERALVLDRLASNVAKRKSSMPQKFIGEKRHNFDVNYNSSFMYEKESDVMQGRMMDQAINNAITYLGAEALRPLVQTPPAPTSEMVPVISSLYPIPLTRADVSNGTSQDAEKSHPHLRDKSLSSDRGLSPNNSGQDSTDTDSNHEERQNPTFHQSPMIAAQARNGLQSFKDFPRPYDIIKPPAICPRDAFKVINKEGEAIGVYRCDHCRVLFLDYVMFTIHMGCHGFRDPFECNVCGYRSHDRYEFSSHIARGEHRVVLK